The window ACCGCATGGATTACTCCATTCAAAAGGCAGTGGAGTTAGGTGTAAAGCAAATACAGCCAATTGCTACCGAGCGTAGCGTGGTTAAACTCTCTGCTGAGCGTGCAGAAAAACGGTTAGAGCATTGGCAAAACATAGTGATTTCCGCCTGCGAGCAATGTGGTCGCGCGACGATTCCTCAAGTACTAGCGCCAAAAACCTTAGCTAATTGGTTATCGAGTAATTCAGCCTCTAGCGCTACCCGCATTTTGCTTAACCCAATAGGCGCAAAACGCTTAGCAGAACTGGATAAACCGAGCGGTGAAATTCAATTACTGATTGGCGCTGAGGGTGGCTTAAGCCAAGCAGAAATCAATTTAGCCCTATCGCAGGATTTTCAATCAGTGATTCTCGGCCCAAGAATTTTACGCACAGAAACCGCAGGCCCGACTGCGATTGCCACACTACAGTCGCTTTGGGGGGATTTTTAGCGGGTTTAGATACAAAGAGTTTAAGTTTAAAACAAGCCACCTATAAATAATTTGCATTATTTACATATATATTTTATATTATTGTAATAATTACATTTTATACTGTGAATTTACACTAAGTCATCACTATGTCTATTGGTCACTCTATACGCTTTCGGCGCAAGTCGCTGAACATCACACTGCAATCTCTCGCCAATCAAGTAGGGGCAGACGCTGGTAATTTGTCGCGCATTGAGCGCGGCGAATTAGGCATTAACGAAAATACTTTACGCAAAGTCGCTGAGGCGCTCAATTGCACCCCAGCTTATTTGTATGCGCAAAGTGATATGCCAAAAACAGCTTTATCTGTGCAAGAACATCGCCAGCCATACCTCACAACTTTATCGCAAGTGCCTAGCAAAAACAGCACCTCAAACATTAAAGATTTCGTACAGTGGTTTAGGTCTGTTGCGCCGTACATACATGCGTTTGGTGGCAGAACTTTTGTGATTGCATTCGGCGGCGAAGTGGTTGATGAAAAGCAATTTGTTGCACTTTCACATGACTTAAACTTACTCGCCAGCTTAGAGGTCAGGTTAGTGTTAGTACACGGCGCACGTCCACAAATTGAAAAGCGCCTACGTCGCGACAAACTGTCACCTAAGTTTGTGAATGGTCTGCGCGTCACAGACGATGCCGCAATGGAAGCCGTAAAAGAGGCCAATGGCGCGATTCGCGTTGAAATTGAAGCACTGCTGTCTATGGGTTTAGTAAACTCACCGATGGCAGGCTCTGACATTCGAGTAGCGAGTGGTAACTTTGTCACCGCTAAACCGATGGGCGTGCGTAATGGTATCGATTTACAACACACAGGTGAAGTTCGTCGGGTAGATGCAATCGGCATACAGAAACGTCTTGATGACAACGAATTAGTGCTGTTATCGCCACTGGGTTACTCACCCACAGGTGAGGCTTTCAATTTAAGCTTAGAAGACGTAGCGGTGAGCGCTGCCGTTGCGCTAGATGCTGACAAGCTGATTTTTTTGATGGATTCCGAAGGCGTACATAATCTACGCGGCGAATTATTGCGTGAAATGACCGCCGGAAAAGCTAAAAATCTACTACGGAACGTGGAGGGCAATGAACAGGCCATCAACATTTCGGAAGATATTAATTACTATTTGCCTGCCGCTGTAAGGGCCTGTGAACACGGCGTAGCACGTACGCATTTGATTTCGCGGCACATTGATGGCGCGATTATTCAGGAATTGTTTACACTAGACGGTATCGGCACCATGGTGACCGAACTCAGCTTAGAAAGTATGCGCCAAGCCAATATTGACGATGTGGGCGGCATATTAAAGCTGATTGAACCACTAGAAGCCGAAGGCTTTCTAGTCAGGCGCGGGCGTGAGCATATCGAAATGGAAATCGAACATTTTTATGTAATGGAACACGACAATCGCATTATTGGTTGCGCAGCTTTGTATCCATTTGACGCTGAGCGTACTGCTGAATTCGCTTGCCTAGCGATAGATCCAGCTTACAGAGGCGGCGGTCGTGGTGACAAATTGTTTTATTACTGTGCCAGTCAAGCTAAAGAACTAGGCTTTAAAAGCTTATTCTGCCTGACTACGCGTACCGAACATTGGTTTTTAGAACGTGGGTTTACGGAACAAAATGTAGAGAAACTACCAGCAGAGAAACAGAAACTTTACAACTTTCAGCGTAAATCAAAGGTGTTTAGCAAAACTTTATAAGCAAATTTTAGATACAATGACACAAATCGCATTTACAAAATTCAAGCTCATGGAAAACCTATGTTAAGCCAAACAACTGCCGCAAAAAAAGCACGCACTCTTGCCGAAGCGCTGCCTTATATCAAACGCTTTTTTGATAAAACCATCGTCATCAAATACGGCGGAAACGCTATGACAGACGAGCATCTTAAAGAATGTTTCGCTCAAGATGTAGTTTTGCTAAAGCTGGTTGGCATGAACCCTGTGGTCGTGCATGGCGGCGGTCCGCAAATTAACGAAATGTTAGATAAGCTCGGCAAAAAAGGTGAGTTTATTCAAGGCATGCGCGTGACCGACGCTGAAACCATGGACGTGGTTGAAATGGTGCTTGGCGGTCAAGTAAATAAAGAAATTGTGAACTTGATTAATCGTCATGGCGGTAAAGCGGTTGGTTTAACTGGTCAAGATGGCAACTTCATTCACGCCCAAAAGCTGCTAATGGAAGATATGAACGACCCATCAAAAATGATTGATATTGGTCAAGTGGGTGAAATCACCGCGATTGATCCAAGTATTATCAACTTCTTAGATAAAGGTGACTTTATTCCAGTGGTTGCGCCAATTGGTGTAGGCGTTGATGGCGAAACCTACAACATCAATGCGGATGTGGTAGCAGGTAAGCTCGCGGAAATTCTAGGTGCGGAGAAATTGATTCTTCTCACTAATACACCTGGTGTTTTGGATAAAAGCGGCGAGTTGCTAACGGGCTTAACTCCAAAACAAATTGATGATTTAGTTGCTGATGGCACGCTTTCTGGCGGTATGTTACCTAAAATCAGTTCGGCTTTAGATGCAGCACGCAGCGGCGTAAAAGCAGTACATATTATTGATGGTCGTGTAGAGCATGCTTTGCTGCTTGAAGTATTGACGGACGAAGGTGTGGGTACGCTGATTAAGGCTAAGTAAATTGGCGGCAAACTGTAGTGCAAGCGGCAGGAGTGCTAGAGTCTGGATCTTCGATCTAGACGATACATTGCACAATGCTTCTGCACACATCTTTCCAGTGATGAATCGTACCATGACGAAATACATCATGGACCATCTGACCTTAGATGAAACAGCTGCGCATCAGCTACGACAGCACTATTGGCGTATATACGGCGCCACGCTTAAAGGCTTGATGCGACATCACGGGACTAGCCCACATCACTTTCTTGAAGAAACGCACAAATTTCTTGATTTGCCTGAAATGGTGCTTGAAGTAAAAAGACTGCGACACACGCTACAAAGCCTTTCTGGACGTAAGTTAGTATTCACTAACGCGCCTAAAAGCTATGCCATGCGCGTCCTGGACATTCTCGGCATTAGCGATTGTTTTGAACTTGTATTTAGCGTGGAGTCAACCAAATTTCATGCCAAGCCATCTGTACGTGGCTTTCAAATGCTACTCAAAACCATCAAAGTAAAAGCCAGTGATTGCACAATGCTAGAAGACAGTCTACCTGCGTTGATGACCGCAAAACGCTTAGGCATGAGAACAATCTGGGTGTCAAAAAAACTACAAAAACCAAATTTTGTGGATTATCGCTTAAGTGAAGTGTTAGCACTTACTCACCTTAAGTTATAATTTCCAAAATTTAATAAGTAAAACTTAATAAAAAGTTTAAAAAATTCTTAGGGGAAAAAGATGGCAGGAGAACGCAAGCAGCAGATTCTGGAAACGCTCGCCAAAATGCTGGAGGCACCAAAGCGTGAAAAAATCACAACTGCATCACTCGCAGCAAAACTTGAAGTAAGTGAAGCTGCGCTTTACCGCCACTTTGCCAATAAAGCTCAAATGTTTGAGGGTTTAATTTCGTTTATCGAGGAAACAATTTTTGGCTTAATTAATAAAATCGGCACCGAAGAAACAGATGGCTTGAGACAAATTCAACGCACAATTACCATGCTACTCGCGTTTGCTGAAAAAAATCCGGGCATGACACGCGTGCTGATTGGCGATGCATTAGTTAATGAAGATGAAAAACTTCAGGTACGTATTAACCAACTTTATGACAGAATTGAAGTCACACTCAAACAAAGTTTACGCATTGCCGAAACGCAAAGTGGTAGCAAAGGCGATGCAGAAGCACAGGCCAACTTAATTGTTTGCTACATCGTTGGTCGCTGGCAGCAATTTGCTAAAAGTGGCTTTAAGCGCAAACCGACAGAGTATGTGCAACAACAAGTGACTACACTTATTAATTATTAATCAGCTTGATCAAACAAAATTTATAACACTGGGGACTTAAATTGCAAGGCACGATATTTGGATTTACAGAAGCGCAAATTAGCCAATTCGGTATGGATTATGCCGTAACAGGGCTGATGATATTAATGATGGTGATTGTCGGAAAACTCGCTTGGGATTCAAAAGCGGGTAAGTTTGGTGGTATCGCGTTATTTATTGGGTTAACGCTTGGCGTTGCTGGATTTGTCATCAAAATGCTCATCCAACATTTCTTGAAAATATAAGTCTACTTGCAATTATAACGCCAGCTTTACGGCCTTGAGTCTTGCTTCAAATACAGCCGCTTTTATTTTTTCTGGCTCGGAATATGCACTCGCAATAGCACCCGCATCTACACTAGATGCGGCTTCTAGCACTTTAAGCATTAAATCTGCAGCGGGTGTTGCGCAGTTTTCAAAACCAGTTCGCCCGCGTGAATCTGCCTCACAGGCTTTTAAAAAGTCTTTAAATCTAGCGGGTTGGCGAATCGCATCCAATTCGACTAGAAACTCCAACAAAGTACTTGGTTTCATTTGAGGCGCTTGGTGCAATTTGCCATGGAACTTAGCCACAATATGGCCAAGTTCTTTGCAATCGTTAGGCACACGTAAACGCTTACATAGTGCTTTTAGTAAATTGGCGCTACGTTCTTCATGGCCAATATGCCGAGGTAATATCTCTGCTAGCGTAGTGCCTTTACCTAAATCGTGCATCAAAGCTGCAAAGCGCACTGGTAAGCTAAAGCTCTGCTTGGCAGCATAATCTATCACCATCATCACATGTACGCCTGTGTCGACTTCAGGATGATGTTGTGGAGGCTGCGGCACACCCCAAAGCTTGTCTAATTCAGGCATTATTTTCTTGAGTGCACCACAAGCGCGTAACACATCAAACATGCGACTTGGTTTAGCTTCCATTAAGCCTTTAGCAAGCTCTTGCCATACGCGCTCTGCAACCAATGCATCCACCTCACCTGCGCTCACCATGTCTTGCATCAGTTGATTGGTTTCTGGGGCTACACTAAAGTCTGCAAATCTGGCTGAAAGGCGTGCTGCACGAAGGATGCGCACAGGATCTTCAGCAAAAGCAGCACTCACATGGCGCAAAGTTTTAGACTGAATATCCGCTAAGCCATGGTATGGATCAATCAATTGACCATCTACAGATTTTGCAATGGCGTTAATGGTTAAATCACGACGCGCTAAATCTTCTTCTAAAGTCACATCTACTGAAGCATGTACGGCAAAGCCTTTATAACCTTTTGCCGTTTTGCGTTCAGTACGTGCTAAGGCATATTCATCATGCGTTTTAGGATGTAAGAAAACAGGAAAGTCTTTGCCTACAGGTTTATAACCGGCGGCTTCCATTTCTTCTGGCGTGCTACCGACCACCACATAATCTTTATCTTTTACAGATAAACCCAGCAACTCATCACGTACTGCGCCACCGACCAAATAAATCTGCATGACGCGGCCTATTTACCTAGCGGCGTTGCGGCGAAAGCGATCATAAGCACCACGCGGTGTTTGATCGACCAAGTATTGTGGGATGACTGTTTCCATCGCAGTAGGTGTGAGATTAAACACAGCAGGAAAGGCTTGCTCACTCACGCTATCAACTTCCATAGAGCGCACGTTGTCACGTGACATCAGCTTAACGGGCATCAGCTCCATCATAAACGCTTGCGCATATGAAAGTTTGTCACACAAGCCAATAATTGGTCGCTGTACTTGCAATGCATTCATCACCGTTTTAACCAACTCACGGAAGGTATATATTTTTGGTCCAGCTAATTCGTAGATTTGACCATAAGTTGCATCGTTAGCTATGCTCGCAACAAAACAACTAGCCACATCTTCCACCCAAACTGGTTGAAATTTTGCGTTGGGTTTGGCCAACATGACGACGGGCAAGGTTTTGATAAGCGTTGCGAATAAATTAATAAAACTATCGCCTCGACCAAAAATAACAGAAGGCTGAAATATTGTGATATTTAATTGATTTTGAAATTCAAGCAAAGCTGCTTCACCTGCACCTTTAGAGCGCAAATACTGACTCGGCGCGCTTTTAGCTGCTTTTAAACTGCTCATATGAATCAAGCGTTTAATGTTTAAATCTACACAGATTTTTGCTAACTGCGCAGGTAATTGATGGTGAATGGCATTAAAAGTTGAATGGCGGCTTTGATGCAATATACCTAGCAAGTTAATCACGACATCTGCCCCTCTTAAAGCTGAGTTCAGTGATTGGTAGTCGTTGACATTGCACTCTTCCACCTGAACATTTGGCAGCAAGAATAAATGCTTGGCAGAATCCCTACGGCGCGTCAGCACTTTGACTGAGTACCCTGCTGCATCAAGCTTGGCAACAATCGCGCTACCCACAAAGCCAGAGCCGCCTAATACACACACTTCTTTTAATTGATCTGTTGTTTTAAACATTGGTGTTCCTAACCTATACTTCCAAAAAATATCCGTATCACTTTACTCTGTTACTGATCATCGTCTGCACTGATGTCTTCTGGTTTACCAGTACCAGGAATAATGCCTAAGCGTGCTTTTAATGTTTGAATCTTAACATTCTTATTTTCGCTAACGAGGCGTGGTGCGTAAATCTGGGCATTAGCCATCACTTTTTGTACGTAGGTTCTAGTTTCAGCAAATGGAATGCTCTCAATGTAAATAGCCGCCTCCATAGGCTCAGTCGCTTGCCATCGTTTAGCACGGCTTGGGCCTGCATTATAGCCAGCGGTCGCCATTACGGCTTGACCTCCCATTAAGTCTAAGGTGTAGCGCATATAGTAAGTACCGAACTCAATATTGGTGCTCAAATCATGAATCATACTATTGTTATAACTATCCATACCCATGCGCTTAGCTACCCATTTAGCCGTTGCAGGCATAAGCTGCATTAAGCCTGCAGCCCCAACGCCTGATTTAGCATAGTGCATAAAGCGACTTTCTTGACGCGTGATGCCATATACCCAAGACTCATCCAAACTTACCTCATTGGCTGATTTACGAAATAAATCGCGATACGGTGTTGGGTAACGCAAGTTAAAATTATGTGTTTGCTTGGTGTTATCCGCAGTGCTAATTGCAACGTCGTACCATTTTTGACGCATGGCATACTCAGCGGCAGCAAGTAACTCCCTATCATCGTAATGTCGTGTTGCCCATAGCCATTCGGCCTTGGCTTCCCAGCGCATATCCAAACGTTGCAATTCAAGCGCACGTTTGATTTCTGGCTGGCTGGCAATCGCAGTTACTTCGTTATCTGTCACTTTATATTCTATAGCTTGGCTGCTCATTACGCTTTCTAGCTCTTCCGCAGCTAACCAACCATAGTAGTGGCGCTCAGTTGAGAGCTTGCTGAGTATTGTATTAGACTCAACCAAATCACCCATTTCTTTGAGCGCTCTTGCCTTCCAATAACGCCAAGCACTCTCTTCTTGCTGCTTGGTATTCATAGCAGCAATAGTTTTCAACACCACAGGCCAATTTTGAGCCCGCAGCGCGGCACGTACCTCCCATGCGAGTTGCTCTTTATCTAGTACACTGTTTTCAGCTAAAGCATAAAACTCAAGTGCTTGTGGATTGTGCCCACGCGCAGCATGATAGGCAATACGCCCCCATCCAAAAGCACGATTATCAATATCAAATAGATTTTGCACTTTGTTGTAAGTGCTAATGGCTGCGTCTACTTTACTACGTGCCAAACGGTCAAGCGCGTATAGATTCACTTCTGCACCAAAGCGCGTTTTGAAAGAGGCTGTTTTCTTATCCAATATTAGCTGTGGCGACTGATAGGCTTTATCGAGTAATTTAAGCGTAGCTGGCTCCACATTCGGCAAACGCGCAATCACACTTTTAGCTAAGCTCAATTTGCCATCTTGCAGTGCAAGCCTGAATCTCGCCCAAATATCATCATTAGTGAGTGCACCTGACTTTTGTAACGCATCAAACAATTGATTGCAATTGCTCGGCAAGTCAGCACTTGTCATCCACAAAGTTTTAGCCTGACTTGCCACTTCAAGATCGGCTAATTGAGTATGACCAAGCATGGCATAGCATTGCACGGCAATATCTTCGCGCTGGAAATTGTTGAGCTCTTCAAAAAACGGTCCCCAATTTTCACTTTTAGCCAGCTTTTTGAGCCACTCGCCGCGAACACGGTCGGTGAATGGCATATCCACATACTTAGCTAAAAAATTCTGGACTTCTTCATCTCTGGCTTGATCCATATTGAGCAGCATCAACCAGTAATCGGCATACGGTGCCAATATATATTGCTGCGTATTTAGCTGTGCGACATCTTCGGTAAGTGCAATTGTGTTCTTTGCGGCGTAAGAATCACGCGCATGTTGAAACAAGGCTTCATCTGATAAGGCGAAGGCTTGGCTTGAAAGTGTGATGGTTACTAACGCTAGTAAAAGGCGAGTAAATATCATGATACGCCCCTTGTTTGATGATACTGGTTGCGATGCCAGTTCGATATTAAGTTTATTTGTAAAATAAATTTATTCGTAAAATTAGATGTATTAGTAAACTGGCGCAGCAAACAGCTGCGTTTCTTGCGTCGAAAAAGTTTCTGGCGCATCTTCTTGTTTTTCAAATGTTGCATATTCCCATGCGGTTTCATCTTGCATAAGGGCACGTAACAATTGGTTATTCAGTGCATGGCCTGATTTATAAGCGTAGAAAGCGCCCAAAATTGGGTGTCCTAACATGTACAAATCACCAATCGCATCTAACACTTTATGTTTTGCAAATTCGTCGTCATAACGCAAACCATCGTCATTAATCACGCGATATTCATCTAAAACAATGGCGTTATCTAGACTACCACCACGCGCCAAACCATTGGAACGTAAATATTCAACTTCGTGCATAAAACCAAAAGTACGCGCACGACTAATTTCTTTAATGTAAGAGTCTTCAGCAAAATCGATTTTTACCTGACTTCCTGAATTTTCAAATACTGGGTGATTGAAATTGATAGTGAAATCGACTTTAAAACCGTGATAAGGCTCAAAACGTACCCATTTATCGCCATCAATCACTTCAACTGTTTTTTTAACACGTATAAATTTTTTAGCTGCGGCTTGTTCAACAATGCCAGCTTCTTGCAATAAATATACAAATGGGCCTGAGCTACCATCCATAATTGGTATTTCAGAGGCATCTACTTCAATATAAACATTGTCCACGCCTAAACCAGCAAGCGCAGACATGATATGTTCAACAGTTGCAACACGCGCGCCATTGGCCTCTAACGCAGAACACAAACGTGTGTCATGCACTGCATTAGGAGTCGCTAAGATTTCATTGGGTTGAGGCAGATCAACCCGTTTGAAAACAATACCAGTATCGGCTGCAGCTGGGCGC is drawn from Methylotenera versatilis 301 and contains these coding sequences:
- a CDS encoding transglycosylase SLT domain-containing protein; this encodes MIFTRLLLALVTITLSSQAFALSDEALFQHARDSYAAKNTIALTEDVAQLNTQQYILAPYADYWLMLLNMDQARDEEVQNFLAKYVDMPFTDRVRGEWLKKLAKSENWGPFFEELNNFQREDIAVQCYAMLGHTQLADLEVASQAKTLWMTSADLPSNCNQLFDALQKSGALTNDDIWARFRLALQDGKLSLAKSVIARLPNVEPATLKLLDKAYQSPQLILDKKTASFKTRFGAEVNLYALDRLARSKVDAAISTYNKVQNLFDIDNRAFGWGRIAYHAARGHNPQALEFYALAENSVLDKEQLAWEVRAALRAQNWPVVLKTIAAMNTKQQEESAWRYWKARALKEMGDLVESNTILSKLSTERHYYGWLAAEELESVMSSQAIEYKVTDNEVTAIASQPEIKRALELQRLDMRWEAKAEWLWATRHYDDRELLAAAEYAMRQKWYDVAISTADNTKQTHNFNLRYPTPYRDLFRKSANEVSLDESWVYGITRQESRFMHYAKSGVGAAGLMQLMPATAKWVAKRMGMDSYNNSMIHDLSTNIEFGTYYMRYTLDLMGGQAVMATAGYNAGPSRAKRWQATEPMEAAIYIESIPFAETRTYVQKVMANAQIYAPRLVSENKNVKIQTLKARLGIIPGTGKPEDISADDDQ
- a CDS encoding multifunctional CCA addition/repair protein, which codes for MQIYLVGGAVRDELLGLSVKDKDYVVVGSTPEEMEAAGYKPVGKDFPVFLHPKTHDEYALARTERKTAKGYKGFAVHASVDVTLEEDLARRDLTINAIAKSVDGQLIDPYHGLADIQSKTLRHVSAAFAEDPVRILRAARLSARFADFSVAPETNQLMQDMVSAGEVDALVAERVWQELAKGLMEAKPSRMFDVLRACGALKKIMPELDKLWGVPQPPQHHPEVDTGVHVMMVIDYAAKQSFSLPVRFAALMHDLGKGTTLAEILPRHIGHEERSANLLKALCKRLRVPNDCKELGHIVAKFHGKLHQAPQMKPSTLLEFLVELDAIRQPARFKDFLKACEADSRGRTGFENCATPAADLMLKVLEAASSVDAGAIASAYSEPEKIKAAVFEARLKAVKLAL
- a CDS encoding pyrimidine 5'-nucleotidase; the encoded protein is MAANCSASGRSARVWIFDLDDTLHNASAHIFPVMNRTMTKYIMDHLTLDETAAHQLRQHYWRIYGATLKGLMRHHGTSPHHFLEETHKFLDLPEMVLEVKRLRHTLQSLSGRKLVFTNAPKSYAMRVLDILGISDCFELVFSVESTKFHAKPSVRGFQMLLKTIKVKASDCTMLEDSLPALMTAKRLGMRTIWVSKKLQKPNFVDYRLSEVLALTHLKL
- the slmA gene encoding nucleoid occlusion factor SlmA — encoded protein: MAGERKQQILETLAKMLEAPKREKITTASLAAKLEVSEAALYRHFANKAQMFEGLISFIEETIFGLINKIGTEETDGLRQIQRTITMLLAFAEKNPGMTRVLIGDALVNEDEKLQVRINQLYDRIEVTLKQSLRIAETQSGSKGDAEAQANLIVCYIVGRWQQFAKSGFKRKPTEYVQQQVTTLINY
- a CDS encoding complex I NDUFA9 subunit family protein — encoded protein: MFKTTDQLKEVCVLGGSGFVGSAIVAKLDAAGYSVKVLTRRRDSAKHLFLLPNVQVEECNVNDYQSLNSALRGADVVINLLGILHQSRHSTFNAIHHQLPAQLAKICVDLNIKRLIHMSSLKAAKSAPSQYLRSKGAGEAALLEFQNQLNITIFQPSVIFGRGDSFINLFATLIKTLPVVMLAKPNAKFQPVWVEDVASCFVASIANDATYGQIYELAGPKIYTFRELVKTVMNALQVQRPIIGLCDKLSYAQAFMMELMPVKLMSRDNVRSMEVDSVSEQAFPAVFNLTPTAMETVIPQYLVDQTPRGAYDRFRRNAAR
- a CDS encoding 16S rRNA (uracil(1498)-N(3))-methyltransferase, with amino-acid sequence MSNLRFFSTEDLVIGATVKLSENAATHATRALRLNAGDLIHLFNGDGFDYACELIVVKKSEVIAKINASQARDTESPLNITLLQGISSGDRMDYSIQKAVELGVKQIQPIATERSVVKLSAERAEKRLEHWQNIVISACEQCGRATIPQVLAPKTLANWLSSNSASSATRILLNPIGAKRLAELDKPSGEIQLLIGAEGGLSQAEINLALSQDFQSVILGPRILRTETAGPTAIATLQSLWGDF
- the argB gene encoding acetylglutamate kinase, producing MLSQTTAAKKARTLAEALPYIKRFFDKTIVIKYGGNAMTDEHLKECFAQDVVLLKLVGMNPVVVHGGGPQINEMLDKLGKKGEFIQGMRVTDAETMDVVEMVLGGQVNKEIVNLINRHGGKAVGLTGQDGNFIHAQKLLMEDMNDPSKMIDIGQVGEITAIDPSIINFLDKGDFIPVVAPIGVGVDGETYNINADVVAGKLAEILGAEKLILLTNTPGVLDKSGELLTGLTPKQIDDLVADGTLSGGMLPKISSALDAARSGVKAVHIIDGRVEHALLLEVLTDEGVGTLIKAK
- a CDS encoding DUF2788 domain-containing protein encodes the protein MQGTIFGFTEAQISQFGMDYAVTGLMILMMVIVGKLAWDSKAGKFGGIALFIGLTLGVAGFVIKMLIQHFLKI
- the argA gene encoding amino-acid N-acetyltransferase; translation: MSIGHSIRFRRKSLNITLQSLANQVGADAGNLSRIERGELGINENTLRKVAEALNCTPAYLYAQSDMPKTALSVQEHRQPYLTTLSQVPSKNSTSNIKDFVQWFRSVAPYIHAFGGRTFVIAFGGEVVDEKQFVALSHDLNLLASLEVRLVLVHGARPQIEKRLRRDKLSPKFVNGLRVTDDAAMEAVKEANGAIRVEIEALLSMGLVNSPMAGSDIRVASGNFVTAKPMGVRNGIDLQHTGEVRRVDAIGIQKRLDDNELVLLSPLGYSPTGEAFNLSLEDVAVSAAVALDADKLIFLMDSEGVHNLRGELLREMTAGKAKNLLRNVEGNEQAINISEDINYYLPAAVRACEHGVARTHLISRHIDGAIIQELFTLDGIGTMVTELSLESMRQANIDDVGGILKLIEPLEAEGFLVRRGREHIEMEIEHFYVMEHDNRIIGCAALYPFDAERTAEFACLAIDPAYRGGGRGDKLFYYCASQAKELGFKSLFCLTTRTEHWFLERGFTEQNVEKLPAEKQKLYNFQRKSKVFSKTL
- the lpxC gene encoding UDP-3-O-acyl-N-acetylglucosamine deacetylase, producing the protein MLKQRTLKKAISATGVGLHNGEKVTLTLRPAAADTGIVFKRVDLPQPNEILATPNAVHDTRLCSALEANGARVATVEHIMSALAGLGVDNVYIEVDASEIPIMDGSSGPFVYLLQEAGIVEQAAAKKFIRVKKTVEVIDGDKWVRFEPYHGFKVDFTINFNHPVFENSGSQVKIDFAEDSYIKEISRARTFGFMHEVEYLRSNGLARGGSLDNAIVLDEYRVINDDGLRYDDEFAKHKVLDAIGDLYMLGHPILGAFYAYKSGHALNNQLLRALMQDETAWEYATFEKQEDAPETFSTQETQLFAAPVY